From Rhododendron vialii isolate Sample 1 chromosome 10a, ASM3025357v1, the proteins below share one genomic window:
- the LOC131302295 gene encoding F-box protein At5g49610-like — protein sequence MENEATAIEGMELLTEDVLMEILSRLSVKSLLRCKSVSKNWYSLIRNPSFISLHHTRAQPHDCISLVRTDNNYTHHWFYYLFPGQTSIQHLDLSFTERPVDLSSFRIRGSCNGLMCLSEWFKANIMICNPATREFRLLPRPPYHNWRTNHVGFAFDSKTNDYIVVRVATLYEFSKAVDMDFEPPTRFDQKVMDLETPTRIDHKIQIYGMSRDSWKEIAATVPNHRFSPYDHPSTLMDGVFYWLCYDFSIEVCAIDVLNTVEGSFKQRALPVSIGSASRPNICLLNDSLVLVVPMYDNQLEETQFDVWLMKEYRVQECWTKKYTIGPILGNQRPFGFRPNSEVLLTGCKNGQMVSYNLSTGDIKEYKQLCDLQGLQYIAQVFPYSENLVSVKRRSS from the coding sequence ATGGAGAACGAGGCTACGGCCATTGAAGGGATGGAGCTGCTGACAGAAGATGTGCTGATGGAGATCTTATCTCGTCTCTCCGTGAAATCACTTCTTCGATGCAAATCAGTCTCCAAAAACTGGTATTCTCTCATCCGAAACCCTAGCTTCATCTCCCTCCACCACACCCGTGCCCAACCCCACGACTGCATCTCGCTCGTTCGCACTGACAACAATTATACCCACCATTGGTTCTATTATTTATTCCCCGGCCAAACTTCAATCCAACATCTAGATCTCTCTTTCACCGAGAGGCCAGTCGACCTTAGTAGTTTCAGGATCCGTGGCTCTTGTAATGGCCTCATGTGTCTCTCCGAGTGGTTCAAGGCGAATATCATGATATGCAACCCTGCAACGAGAGAATTTAGGCTACTCCCTCGACCCCCTTATCATAATTGGCGTACTAATCATGTAGGGTTTGCTTTTGATTCCAAAACTAATGATTATATAGTGGTCAGGGTCGCCACCCTCTATGAATTTTCGAAAGCAGTGGATATGGACTTTGAACCACCCACGCGCTTTGATCAAAAAGTTATGGACCTTGAAACACCCACGCGCATTGATCATAAAATTCAGATCTATGGCATGAGTAGAGACTCATGGAAAGAAATCGCTGCTACGGTGCCCAACCATAGATTCAGTCCTTATGATCATCCTTCCACATTAATGGATGGGGTTTTCTACTGGCTATGTTATGACTTTTCTATTGAGGTCTGCGCTATTGATGTCTTAAACACCGTTGAAGGATCGTTCAAACAAAGAGCCTTGCCCGTCAGCATTGGCTCTGCATCGCGACCTAATATTTGTCTTCTGAATGATTCCCTTGTCCTTGTTGTGCCAATGTATGACAACCAGCTAGAAGAGACGCAGTTTGacgtgtggttaatgaaagaaTACAGAGTTCAGGAGTGTTGGACTAAAAAGTACACTATTGGGCCCATCTTAGGAAATCAGCGTCCATTTGGGTTTCGGCCAAATAGCGAGGTTCTTCTGACTGGGTGCAAAAATGGGCAGATGGTGTCGTACAACCTTAGTACAGGGGACATAAAAGAATATAAACAGTTATGCGATTTGCAAGGACTACAATATATAGCACAAGTTTTTCCATACTCAGAGAACCTAGTATCTGTCAAGAGACGATCGAGTTGA